CCGCTGCCAGAAGGTGGGAGAAGGGGTGTACGGGGAAGTGTTCCGCACCCTTCGCGGGGGGCAGCACGTGGCCCTTAAGGTGAGTGATGGTCCTCTCCATCCCCTAAACACCCTTGTCCATCCTCTCCACCCCCCACACACTTGTCCGTCCTTTATattccacatcatccccccaccccctgtccgtcctctccatcctccccccaccccctgtccgtcctctccatcctccccccaccccctgtccgtcctctccatcctccccccacccccagtcCGTCCTCTCCATCCTGCCTACCCCACCCCCAGTCCGTCCTCTCCATCCTGCCCAccccaccccctgtccatcctctccatcctgcccccccccccccgtccgtcCTTTCCATCCCACCCCCTGGCTGTCCTTTCCATCCCACCCCCTGGCCGTCCTCTCCATCCTCCCCACTGTCCGTCCTCTCCATCCTCCCCACTGTCCGTTCTCTCCATCCTCCCCACTGTCCGTCCTCTCCATCCTCCCCACTGTCCGTCCTCTCCATCCTCCCCACTGTCCGTCCTCTCCATCCTCCCCACTGTCCGTCCTCTCCATCCTCCCCACTGTCCGTCCTCTCCATCCTCCCCACTGTCCGTCCTCTCCATCCCACCCCCTGTCCGTCCTCTCCATCCTCCCCGCTGTCCGTCCTCTCCATCCCACCCCCTGTCCGTCCTCTCCATCCTCCCCCTGTCCGTCCTCTCcatcctccccccaccccctgtcCGTCCTCTTCACCCTCCCCCCACCATGGCTGATCTCTCTCTCACAGGTCATCCCCATAGAAGGTCCCCAGAAGGTTAATGGGGAGAATCAGAAGAGTTTTGCAGAAATTCTCCCAGAAATCATCATCTCTAAGTGAGTAAAGTTCTGGACCccaatattatatgtgtgtgtgcccccccccgccccacctgtatatagaagtgtgtgccccccccccccacctgtatatagaagtgtgtgccccccccccacctgtatatagaagtgtgtgccccccccccacctgtatatagaagtgtgtgcccccccccacctgtatatagaagtgtgtgccccccccacctgtatatagaagtgtgtgccccccccacctgtatatagaagtgtgtgcccccccacctgtatatagaagtgtgtgcccccccacctgtatatagaagtgtgtgccccccccacctgtatatagaagtgtgtgccccccccacctgtatatagaagtgtgtgcccccccccacctgtatatagaagtgtgtgccccccccccacctgtatatagaagtgtgtgcccccccccacctgtatatagaagtgtgtgcccccccccccacctgtatatagaagtgtgtgcccccccccacctgtatatagaagtgtgtgcccccccccaccacctgtatatagaagtgtgtgccccccccacctgtatatagaagtgtgtgccccccccccacctgtatatagaagtgtgtgccccccccccccacctgtatatagaagtgtgtgcccccccccccacctgtatatagaagtgtgtgcccccccccccacctgtatatagaagtgtgtgcccccccacctgtatatagaagtgtgccccccacctgtatatagaagtgtgtgcccccccacctgtatatagaagtgtgtgccccccccacctgtatatagaagtgtgtgcccccccccacctgtatatagaagtgtgtgcccccccccacctgtatatagaagtgtgtgcccccccccacctgtatatagaagtgtg
The Hyla sarda isolate aHylSar1 unplaced genomic scaffold, aHylSar1.hap1 scaffold_2910, whole genome shotgun sequence DNA segment above includes these coding regions:
- the LOC130327062 gene encoding serine/threonine-protein kinase haspin-like gives rise to the protein MSLSAHNSSMLLLSPFGSSLCTQELTDAEKVFAECQQERPVPFHQCLTPGQLSRCQKVGEGVYGEVFRTLRGGQHVALKVIPIEGPQKVNGENQKSFAEILPEIIIS